A region from the Salicibibacter cibarius genome encodes:
- a CDS encoding phosphotransferase family protein, protein MSQSVRSGEELDIAKVKTFLDKHLDDIPKDEPLQVEQYYAGASNLTYLLSCGEWQGVLRRPPFGPLPPKAHDMKREYGILSRLNPVFPLAPKPYVLGEDDSVMDATFYVMERKQGVVIDQSFPEGVQVTEALCRELSYTFIDTLADLHQVDAEAAGLHTFGRPKGFMERQVHGWLKRYERAKTEDIPEYEKLKKWFVDNIPADGETTVIHNDFKFNNLLFSNDLRQVEAVVDWEMATIGDPLFDLGVVLSYWVQADDSALLQAPPQTITKHHGFLSRRELIDRYAEKSGRDCSSLHFYQIFAYFKLGVIVQQIYFRWKNGQTEDERFRTYGDRATNLIKYAWHILNEG, encoded by the coding sequence ATGAGCCAATCTGTGCGCAGCGGAGAAGAACTGGACATAGCGAAAGTAAAAACATTTTTGGACAAACATCTGGATGACATTCCCAAAGATGAACCTTTGCAAGTCGAGCAATATTACGCCGGAGCGTCCAACTTGACGTATCTTTTATCTTGCGGGGAGTGGCAAGGGGTCTTGCGCCGCCCGCCTTTCGGTCCGCTCCCTCCGAAAGCTCATGATATGAAACGGGAGTACGGGATCCTTTCTCGTCTCAACCCTGTCTTCCCGCTGGCTCCAAAACCATATGTACTCGGGGAAGATGATTCCGTCATGGATGCCACGTTTTACGTCATGGAACGAAAACAAGGCGTCGTCATTGATCAATCGTTTCCCGAAGGGGTACAGGTAACGGAAGCATTATGTCGGGAACTCTCCTACACATTTATCGATACGTTGGCCGACTTACACCAAGTAGACGCAGAAGCCGCCGGCCTTCATACGTTCGGACGTCCGAAAGGGTTCATGGAACGCCAGGTTCACGGTTGGCTGAAACGTTATGAACGTGCCAAAACCGAGGATATTCCCGAATATGAAAAACTGAAAAAATGGTTCGTGGACAATATTCCGGCGGACGGGGAGACGACAGTGATTCATAACGATTTCAAGTTTAACAATCTATTATTCTCAAACGATTTGCGTCAAGTTGAAGCGGTCGTTGATTGGGAAATGGCAACGATTGGGGACCCGCTCTTTGACCTTGGGGTTGTTCTTAGTTATTGGGTGCAAGCGGATGACTCGGCGTTATTACAGGCTCCGCCGCAAACAATCACGAAGCACCACGGGTTTTTAAGCCGCCGGGAACTGATTGATCGGTACGCCGAAAAAAGCGGGCGGGATTGTTCTTCGCTTCATTTTTATCAAATTTTTGCTTACTTCAAATTAGGCGTGATTGTTCAACAAATTTATTTTCGCTGGAAAAACGGACAAACGGAAGATGAACGGTTTAGAACTTATGGCGACAGAGCGACAAATTTAATCAAGTACGCTTGGCATATATTAAATGAGGGGTGA
- the fabG gene encoding 3-oxoacyl-ACP reductase FabG: protein MTHFSGRTAFVTGGSRGIGRGIVERLVNDGAKVALIDVNEEALAEVRDYFSGQDVLAIKADVTNRAEVETAMKEAHDAYGSIDILVNNAGVIRDNMLFKMSEDDWQTVMDVHLKGSFNAASVAQGYMVEQKYGRIINLSSTSALGNRGQANYSTAKAGLQGFTKTLAIELGKFGITANCIAPGFIETDMTKATAERIGVPFEKMVEARVAEIPVRKSGKAEDIANAVAFFADERSSFVSGQVIYVAGGPKD, encoded by the coding sequence ATGACACATTTTTCAGGACGAACAGCATTTGTAACCGGAGGAAGCCGAGGCATCGGGCGCGGAATCGTCGAGCGTCTCGTCAATGACGGCGCGAAAGTGGCCCTCATCGATGTCAATGAAGAGGCGCTGGCAGAGGTGCGGGATTACTTTTCCGGTCAAGATGTTTTAGCCATTAAAGCAGACGTCACGAATCGTGCCGAAGTGGAAACGGCGATGAAAGAAGCGCATGACGCGTACGGTTCCATCGATATTCTCGTGAACAATGCCGGTGTCATCCGCGACAACATGCTTTTTAAAATGAGCGAAGACGATTGGCAAACGGTGATGGATGTTCACCTTAAAGGCTCGTTCAATGCCGCGAGCGTGGCGCAAGGGTACATGGTCGAGCAAAAATACGGGCGCATTATTAATCTATCATCGACATCAGCGCTCGGGAATCGCGGCCAAGCCAACTATTCGACGGCGAAAGCAGGTTTGCAAGGATTCACGAAAACGCTGGCGATTGAACTTGGGAAGTTCGGCATCACGGCGAACTGCATCGCCCCCGGTTTCATTGAAACCGACATGACGAAGGCGACGGCCGAGCGCATTGGCGTTCCTTTTGAAAAAATGGTGGAGGCACGTGTCGCGGAAATTCCGGTGCGCAAAAGCGGCAAAGCGGAAGATATCGCGAACGCGGTGGCATTCTTCGCCGATGAACGTTCGTCGTTCGTGAGCGGGCAAGTCATCTATGTCGCCGGCGGACCGAAAGATTAA
- a CDS encoding thiolase family protein, which produces MEDVVIVSAVRTAIAKKGGALASVDPAVYGGEVIGEALRRANVEHEAIEDVIFGNCLSGGGNIARVSLLEAGLPVDIPGLTIDRQCGSGINSVALAAEKIIAGNADVVVAGGTESMTRSPHLMAVQERAYDLRPPKFINRRLSPDAIGDPPMGITAENLADQYEVSRDEQDAFALRSQERMANAVDKGYFKDQIVPIDVKTRKGTVTFDEDEHPRPDVTKESLAKLPPVFKKDGSVTAGSSSGINDGASALVLMSGSEAKKRGLKPLARVTASAVAGVDPNIMGIGPVPAVKKVLEKTGDKLDNFDLIEINEAFASQVLACDRELSFDMDKVNVNGGAIAHGHPIAATGGMLVTKLCYELERRGEKKGLVTACIGGGQGIALAVERD; this is translated from the coding sequence ATGGAAGATGTCGTTATCGTTTCTGCCGTACGGACAGCCATCGCCAAAAAAGGCGGAGCGCTGGCGTCCGTCGACCCGGCCGTGTATGGCGGTGAAGTGATTGGGGAAGCGTTACGCCGGGCGAATGTTGAACACGAAGCAATAGAAGACGTCATTTTCGGCAACTGCTTGAGCGGGGGAGGAAACATCGCGCGTGTTTCGCTTCTCGAAGCGGGTTTGCCGGTCGACATCCCCGGCCTCACGATTGATCGCCAATGCGGCTCCGGCATTAACAGTGTCGCGCTCGCGGCCGAGAAAATAATCGCGGGCAACGCCGATGTCGTTGTGGCCGGTGGCACCGAAAGCATGACGCGCAGCCCCCACCTTATGGCGGTGCAAGAAAGAGCCTATGACTTGCGCCCGCCGAAGTTTATCAATCGCCGGCTCTCGCCCGATGCTATCGGGGACCCGCCGATGGGCATCACCGCGGAAAACTTGGCGGATCAATATGAGGTGAGCCGTGACGAGCAGGATGCCTTCGCTTTACGAAGCCAGGAACGGATGGCGAACGCGGTCGACAAAGGGTACTTCAAGGATCAAATCGTGCCCATCGACGTGAAGACACGAAAAGGAACGGTCACCTTTGACGAAGACGAGCATCCGCGCCCGGACGTGACGAAAGAATCGCTCGCCAAGCTCCCGCCGGTATTTAAAAAAGACGGCAGCGTTACCGCCGGCAGTTCGTCGGGAATTAACGACGGGGCCTCCGCGTTGGTGTTGATGTCCGGGAGTGAAGCCAAAAAACGCGGGCTTAAGCCATTGGCGAGGGTTACGGCATCAGCTGTCGCGGGCGTGGACCCGAACATCATGGGCATCGGCCCCGTCCCGGCGGTGAAAAAAGTGTTGGAAAAAACCGGTGACAAACTCGACAATTTTGATTTAATCGAGATTAACGAAGCATTTGCCTCTCAAGTGCTCGCGTGTGATCGGGAACTTTCCTTTGACATGGACAAAGTCAACGTGAACGGGGGAGCGATCGCCCATGGCCACCCGATTGCAGCCACCGGGGGCATGCTCGTAACAAAATTATGCTATGAACTCGAGCGCCGCGGGGAGAAGAAAGGCCTAGTTACCGCCTGCATTGGTGGCGGCCAAGGCATCGCGCTTGCTGTGGAAAGAGATTAA
- a CDS encoding PaaI family thioesterase, which translates to MELASESHFFNHVGFEMTEAEDGGVTVVLDIDEKHMNRNGILHGGVHATMLDNILGAALARHTGMPSTTISLNVNYLAPVKKGRLTASATILQLGYKSATVEGVIMDTEGTAIAKGTGTFKILRKG; encoded by the coding sequence GTGGAACTAGCAAGCGAAAGCCATTTTTTCAATCACGTCGGCTTTGAGATGACTGAAGCCGAAGACGGGGGCGTGACCGTCGTCCTCGATATCGACGAGAAACACATGAATCGCAACGGCATCCTCCACGGCGGCGTCCACGCCACGATGCTCGACAACATCCTCGGTGCGGCCCTCGCTCGACATACCGGGATGCCGAGCACGACCATATCCTTAAACGTCAACTACTTGGCTCCGGTGAAAAAAGGGCGGTTGACGGCGAGCGCCACGATTTTGCAACTCGGCTACAAGTCGGCAACCGTCGAAGGGGTGATTATGGATACGGAAGGCACAGCGATCGCAAAAGGGACAGGGACATTTAAAATACTGAGAAAAGGATGA
- a CDS encoding acyl-CoA dehydrogenase family protein, with protein sequence MDLRLTEEQKMVQTTIRKFVEKELMPLENDVLRNEREGKPSLPEGKIRELQQKAKDAGFWGINTPEEYGGADLGQVMYAIVMMEVSKTFVPFTFGGSADNILYYGNEEQKEKYLLPTISGEKRSCFAMTEPGAGSDTQNIKMTAEKDGDEWVLNGEKTFITGGNEADFVMVIAITDKEAHAANGRDGTTCFIVEREMGWKSEYIDTMGEWGPAALIFDQVRVPEENILGELHRGYDLGLEWIGFARWIVGARAVGSAERLLNMAIEYSQERETFGKPISTRQAIQWQIADSAVELEAAKWLVLNAAFSLDNGEDNRHYASMAKLYGATKGNDIIDRVMQIHGGMGYTKELPIERWYREARLWRIYDGTDEIQRLIISRNLLKGNVKLGQHI encoded by the coding sequence ATGGATTTACGCTTAACCGAAGAACAAAAAATGGTCCAAACAACGATCCGCAAATTCGTAGAAAAAGAACTGATGCCGTTGGAGAATGATGTCTTGCGCAATGAACGGGAAGGAAAACCGAGCCTTCCGGAAGGAAAAATCCGCGAACTGCAACAAAAAGCGAAAGACGCCGGTTTCTGGGGCATCAATACGCCGGAAGAATATGGCGGCGCTGACCTCGGCCAAGTCATGTACGCGATCGTCATGATGGAAGTGTCGAAGACGTTCGTCCCGTTCACGTTCGGCGGTTCCGCCGACAATATTTTGTATTACGGCAACGAAGAACAAAAGGAAAAATACTTGCTCCCGACGATCAGCGGTGAGAAACGATCTTGCTTTGCCATGACGGAACCCGGCGCCGGGTCTGACACGCAAAACATTAAAATGACCGCGGAAAAAGACGGTGATGAATGGGTGCTGAACGGCGAGAAAACGTTCATTACCGGCGGCAATGAAGCCGACTTTGTCATGGTGATCGCGATTACGGACAAAGAAGCGCACGCGGCAAACGGTCGGGACGGCACGACCTGTTTCATCGTGGAACGGGAGATGGGCTGGAAATCCGAATACATTGACACGATGGGCGAATGGGGACCGGCGGCGCTTATTTTCGACCAAGTGCGCGTCCCGGAAGAAAACATTCTCGGCGAGTTGCATCGCGGTTATGACCTCGGGCTTGAATGGATCGGCTTCGCCCGCTGGATTGTTGGGGCGCGCGCGGTCGGATCGGCCGAACGTTTGCTTAATATGGCGATCGAGTATTCCCAAGAAAGGGAGACATTCGGAAAACCGATATCGACGCGCCAGGCGATCCAGTGGCAAATTGCGGACTCCGCGGTTGAACTTGAAGCAGCCAAATGGTTGGTGCTCAATGCCGCTTTCAGCTTGGACAACGGCGAAGACAATCGCCACTATGCGTCGATGGCAAAATTGTATGGAGCGACGAAAGGAAATGACATTATTGACCGTGTGATGCAAATCCACGGCGGGATGGGCTACACAAAAGAACTTCCCATTGAACGCTGGTACCGGGAAGCCCGGCTTTGGAGAATCTATGACGGCACCGACGAAATCCAACGCCTGATCATTTCTCGTAACCTATTAAAAGGAAACGTTAAACTCGGGCAACACATCTAA
- a CDS encoding MaoC family dehydratase N-terminal domain-containing protein yields the protein MFEEAIGKGSNKVRNTVERGAVRKFADSIGDAHPIFVDEEAGKASRYGDNIAPPTFPRVFDYGEITGLNLPSKGLIHGEQIYHYERPLLVGEDIHCWTEVKDYKEKAGKSGTMGILSLEGKGEDSEGTLVFRAEQVVIITEAVRKGMEA from the coding sequence ATGTTTGAAGAGGCAATCGGAAAGGGATCAAATAAGGTGAGAAATACGGTCGAACGGGGCGCCGTGCGCAAATTCGCCGATTCGATCGGCGACGCGCACCCGATTTTCGTCGATGAAGAAGCTGGGAAGGCGTCCCGCTACGGGGACAACATCGCGCCGCCGACGTTTCCGCGCGTGTTTGATTACGGGGAAATTACCGGTTTGAACTTGCCGAGCAAAGGACTCATTCACGGCGAGCAAATCTATCATTATGAACGTCCCCTTCTCGTCGGCGAAGACATCCATTGCTGGACGGAAGTGAAAGATTACAAAGAAAAAGCAGGCAAAAGCGGCACGATGGGCATTCTCAGCCTCGAAGGAAAAGGCGAGGACAGCGAGGGGACGCTTGTTTTCCGCGCTGAACAAGTCGTGATTATTACCGAAGCGGTCAGAAAGGGGATGGAGGCATGA
- a CDS encoding NADPH:quinone oxidoreductase family protein, translated as MRAWQVKELADPDQALALEEVEKPAREEGQVLIKTQTAALNFFDILLCQGKYQEKPPLPFTPGAEIAGTVEAADDGSAFQVGQKVLARPAMPAGGFAEWVSVPEASVFSVPESMPFEEAAAMYITYQTAYYALHDRGNIKEGEVLLVHAGSGGVGSAAIELGKAAGARIIATAGGSEKVQVCKDLGADIAIDYRAEDFVDTVKKETDGRGADVIFDPVGSDTFDRSRKCIAFAGRLLVIGFAGGRIPEAPANHALVKNYSIVGVHWGYFARLYEQEMVNIHKTLCSMYEEGKIKPLIYEQYRFEEVPHALNLLADRKTYGKLVVNVGE; from the coding sequence ATGCGCGCGTGGCAAGTAAAAGAACTCGCGGATCCCGATCAGGCACTGGCTTTGGAAGAGGTCGAAAAACCTGCTCGGGAAGAAGGACAGGTGCTCATTAAAACACAAACAGCAGCATTAAATTTTTTCGATATCCTATTATGCCAAGGGAAATACCAAGAAAAACCACCGCTCCCGTTTACACCGGGCGCGGAAATCGCGGGAACGGTAGAAGCAGCCGATGACGGAAGTGCTTTTCAAGTCGGGCAAAAAGTATTGGCGAGACCTGCGATGCCCGCCGGCGGTTTCGCGGAATGGGTCTCGGTCCCGGAAGCCTCCGTTTTCAGCGTCCCGGAATCGATGCCCTTTGAGGAAGCGGCCGCCATGTACATCACGTATCAAACCGCTTATTATGCCCTGCACGATCGCGGAAACATCAAAGAGGGTGAAGTTTTGCTCGTTCACGCCGGGTCCGGCGGCGTAGGTTCAGCCGCGATTGAACTAGGGAAAGCCGCCGGCGCACGCATCATTGCAACAGCAGGCGGCTCGGAGAAAGTACAAGTATGCAAAGATCTAGGCGCCGACATCGCCATCGATTACAGAGCGGAAGATTTCGTCGACACTGTAAAAAAAGAAACAGATGGCCGCGGGGCTGATGTTATCTTCGACCCCGTCGGCAGTGACACCTTTGATCGCTCACGAAAATGCATTGCCTTCGCCGGCCGCCTACTCGTCATCGGCTTTGCAGGGGGAAGAATACCTGAAGCCCCCGCCAACCACGCATTGGTGAAAAACTACTCGATCGTCGGCGTTCACTGGGGTTATTTTGCCAGGCTTTACGAACAGGAAATGGTAAATATCCACAAAACCCTTTGTTCCATGTATGAAGAAGGCAAAATCAAGCCGTTGATTTATGAGCAGTATCGCTTTGAAGAAGTACCACACGCGTTAAATTTGTTGGCGGATCGGAAGACGTACGGGAAATTGGTTGTGAATGTGGGTGAATGA
- a CDS encoding 2-phosphosulfolactate phosphatase: protein MEKCRLWLSTEEIKQESLQGATVVVIDVLLATTTLVTIMERGARRIFPVSSVEEAQQLKTKLDHSSVLTGGELGGQPVEGFDMAHLPDEYTPERIKDHDIVFLSSNGTRAIMKAKDADTLLLGNLRNAYAIADHINRKAPEEVIIICAGSLGQFSLEDYVCANLILSQLNVGNAHLNDAAVYARHQRFDPDHVAQLVAQGRVGRNFGKLGLDELFEFVVDVGTSSSIVELHNGVELGFTSIGGETK, encoded by the coding sequence ATGGAAAAATGCCGTTTATGGTTATCGACAGAAGAAATTAAACAAGAAAGCTTGCAGGGCGCGACGGTAGTTGTGATTGATGTGCTTCTCGCGACAACGACACTCGTCACCATTATGGAACGGGGTGCCCGGCGTATTTTTCCCGTTTCAAGCGTCGAAGAAGCGCAACAATTAAAAACAAAACTCGATCACTCATCCGTCCTTACCGGCGGAGAACTTGGCGGCCAGCCTGTTGAGGGGTTTGATATGGCCCATTTGCCGGACGAGTACACGCCTGAACGCATCAAAGACCATGATATTGTCTTTTTATCGTCCAATGGCACACGGGCAATTATGAAAGCAAAAGATGCGGACACGTTGCTATTGGGAAATTTGCGAAACGCATATGCGATCGCGGATCATATTAACCGGAAAGCTCCGGAAGAAGTTATCATCATCTGTGCAGGCTCGCTCGGTCAATTTTCTCTGGAGGATTATGTATGTGCAAACCTTATCCTTTCACAGCTTAACGTTGGGAATGCCCATCTGAATGATGCCGCTGTGTATGCGCGACACCAACGTTTTGATCCCGATCATGTCGCGCAACTTGTGGCACAAGGACGCGTTGGGCGTAATTTCGGGAAACTGGGGTTGGATGAGCTCTTCGAGTTCGTGGTAGACGTGGGGACCTCATCGTCAATTGTCGAGCTTCATAACGGAGTTGAATTAGGATTTACGTCCATCGGGGGTGAAACAAAATGA
- a CDS encoding MaoC/PaaZ C-terminal domain-containing protein: MSAIAEKQTGDTLTSITLPPVTRLDLIKYAGASGDYNPIHTIDGEAEKAGLPGIIAHGMWTMGNLSKLFTPYYEEGFIETYQIRFRGMVFLDDVISLHAEVSEQTEGKITFNVNAKNQKEEDVLKGKVVFKTY, from the coding sequence ATGAGCGCGATTGCAGAAAAACAGACCGGCGATACGTTGACGTCGATTACGTTGCCTCCGGTAACACGGCTCGACTTAATCAAGTACGCCGGCGCATCCGGCGATTATAACCCGATCCATACGATTGATGGAGAAGCTGAAAAAGCGGGGTTGCCCGGCATCATCGCCCACGGCATGTGGACGATGGGCAACCTGTCTAAACTCTTCACCCCTTACTACGAAGAAGGGTTCATCGAAACGTATCAAATCCGTTTTCGCGGCATGGTTTTTTTGGATGACGTAATTTCTTTGCACGCGGAAGTGAGCGAGCAAACCGAAGGGAAAATCACGTTTAATGTGAACGCGAAAAATCAAAAAGAGGAAGATGTTTTGAAAGGAAAGGTCGTTTTCAAGACTTACTAG
- a CDS encoding SDR family oxidoreductase has protein sequence MTTMDLFDISSQTAIITGGGRGLGEWMAEALTDAGANVVLCSRKEEACIEVRDRINDKGGNALAFRCDVTDEDDVQQVVDATMDHFGSIEILVNNSGTSWGGFNPEDMPVDKFQKVVNVNLVGTFIMSQAVGRKMIETNTQGRIINIASVAGLKGSNPEVMQAIGYNASKGGVLTFTKDLAINWARHGITVNAIAPGFIPTKMSKDVIEPIKDQMIANVPLQRLGEADDMRGTIVYMASRAALFMTGQTIVLDGGGTAK, from the coding sequence ATGACGACAATGGATTTATTTGACATAAGCAGCCAAACCGCGATCATCACCGGCGGCGGCCGGGGCCTTGGCGAATGGATGGCGGAAGCGCTCACCGACGCGGGCGCGAATGTTGTATTATGTTCCCGGAAAGAAGAGGCATGCATCGAAGTGAGAGACCGGATCAACGACAAAGGAGGCAATGCCTTAGCTTTTCGTTGTGACGTCACCGACGAGGACGACGTTCAGCAGGTCGTAGACGCGACGATGGACCATTTTGGCAGTATTGAGATTTTGGTCAATAACAGCGGCACGTCGTGGGGCGGTTTTAACCCTGAAGATATGCCGGTCGACAAATTCCAAAAAGTCGTCAACGTCAATCTCGTCGGCACCTTCATCATGTCTCAGGCTGTCGGAAGAAAAATGATCGAAACTAACACGCAAGGACGCATCATCAATATCGCGTCCGTCGCGGGACTGAAAGGTTCAAATCCCGAAGTAATGCAGGCGATCGGTTACAACGCGAGCAAAGGCGGCGTGCTCACCTTTACGAAAGATTTGGCCATCAACTGGGCGCGGCACGGCATTACCGTCAACGCTATCGCCCCCGGCTTTATCCCGACGAAAATGAGCAAAGACGTCATCGAACCGATCAAAGATCAAATGATCGCGAACGTCCCTTTGCAACGGCTCGGGGAAGCGGATGATATGCGCGGAACGATCGTCTATATGGCATCGCGGGCAGCGTTATTTATGACCGGCCAAACGATCGTTCTAGATGGCGGCGGGACGGCAAAATAG
- a CDS encoding acyl-CoA dehydrogenase family protein, whose amino-acid sequence MDFGLSEKVKDLQKRVREFKEKEIDPNEKVFEEQLSQQSTRWQSPPIMEEMKAKAKEASLWNLFLPESEYGAGLTNVEYAPLCEIMGRSSIAPEVFNCSAPDTGNMETLVRYGSEEQKKQWLEPLLEGKIRSAFAMTEPNVASSDATNIETHIKSDGDEYVINGRKWWTSGIMDPRCEIMIVMGKTDPDGPKYTQQSMILVPRDTPGVTVRRHLPVFGYDDAPEGHGEVEFDNVRVPASNILWDEGKGFAIAQGRLGPGRIHHCMRLIGVAEKSLEAMCERVQDRSTFGKQLSEQGVIQEWIADSRVEIEQARLLTMKAAYMMDTVGNKEGRTEIAMIKVVAPNMALRVIDRAIQAHGGGGVTEDFSLAKSWASARTLRLADGPDEVHRRTIGRLELKKYQ is encoded by the coding sequence ATGGATTTCGGTTTGTCGGAAAAAGTGAAAGATTTGCAGAAGCGGGTGCGTGAGTTCAAGGAAAAGGAAATTGACCCGAATGAAAAAGTGTTTGAAGAACAATTAAGTCAACAGTCGACGCGTTGGCAGTCACCACCAATTATGGAAGAAATGAAGGCAAAAGCAAAAGAAGCAAGCTTATGGAATCTATTCTTGCCGGAAAGTGAATATGGCGCAGGACTCACGAACGTCGAATACGCGCCGTTATGCGAGATCATGGGACGTTCGTCGATCGCGCCGGAAGTGTTCAATTGCTCGGCGCCGGATACCGGCAATATGGAAACGCTCGTCCGTTACGGGTCGGAGGAGCAAAAGAAACAATGGCTCGAACCGCTTTTGGAAGGAAAGATCCGCTCCGCGTTCGCGATGACCGAGCCGAACGTTGCTTCGTCTGATGCTACAAACATCGAAACGCACATCAAGAGCGACGGCGACGAGTATGTCATCAACGGTCGCAAATGGTGGACGTCGGGCATCATGGACCCGCGTTGTGAAATCATGATCGTGATGGGGAAAACCGATCCGGATGGGCCGAAATATACACAACAGTCGATGATTTTAGTGCCGAGAGACACGCCTGGCGTTACGGTCCGCCGACACTTGCCGGTCTTCGGCTATGATGATGCTCCCGAAGGACACGGGGAAGTGGAATTCGATAACGTTCGCGTCCCGGCTTCGAATATTCTCTGGGACGAAGGCAAAGGTTTCGCGATTGCCCAAGGTCGCTTGGGACCGGGGCGAATTCACCACTGCATGCGCCTTATCGGCGTAGCGGAAAAATCGCTTGAAGCGATGTGTGAACGCGTCCAAGACCGCTCCACATTTGGTAAACAGCTCTCCGAGCAGGGTGTCATTCAGGAATGGATCGCCGATTCCCGCGTCGAAATCGAACAAGCGCGACTACTCACGATGAAAGCTGCTTACATGATGGATACCGTCGGCAATAAAGAAGGCCGCACGGAAATAGCCATGATCAAGGTCGTCGCGCCGAACATGGCCCTACGCGTCATTGATCGTGCCATTCAAGCCCATGGCGGCGGTGGAGTGACTGAAGACTTTTCACTTGCCAAATCATGGGCATCAGCGCGCACGCTCCGTCTCGCGGACGGCCCCGACGAAGTGCACCGCCGCACGATCGGGCGTTTGGAACTGAAAAAATACCAATAA
- a CDS encoding SDR family NAD(P)-dependent oxidoreductase produces MRLEGKTAIVTGAGSGIGRATAKEFAREGAKVIVGDIDGPSGEATAADIEKDGGDAHFVKVNVADYESMKNLVNQAVAHFGKLDIMHNNAGINSPPHSVMDMPIDDYQDVVNVNQNGVFYGIKAAAGAMKENGGVIVNTASIYAYIADRNRFAYHASKGAVVSMTKSAALDLARHNIRVTAIAPGLIETEIVSEWKKNPEVWGKIEKAQMRRKAGKPEEVAKLVTFLASDDASFLNAHVHYVDDGAAAFKR; encoded by the coding sequence ATGAGATTGGAAGGAAAAACAGCGATCGTGACCGGCGCCGGCTCCGGCATCGGTCGCGCGACGGCGAAGGAATTTGCCCGCGAAGGAGCTAAGGTGATCGTCGGTGATATTGACGGACCATCCGGGGAAGCGACCGCCGCGGACATTGAAAAAGACGGCGGCGACGCACATTTTGTCAAGGTAAACGTCGCGGATTATGAAAGCATGAAAAACCTCGTCAATCAAGCGGTGGCGCACTTCGGCAAACTGGACATTATGCATAACAATGCCGGCATTAACAGCCCGCCCCACAGCGTAATGGACATGCCCATCGATGACTACCAAGATGTCGTGAATGTGAACCAAAATGGAGTTTTTTATGGCATTAAAGCGGCAGCGGGCGCCATGAAGGAAAATGGGGGTGTCATCGTTAACACTGCCTCCATCTACGCGTATATCGCGGATCGAAATCGCTTCGCCTACCATGCAAGCAAAGGCGCCGTTGTCTCCATGACGAAGTCGGCAGCTTTAGACTTGGCCCGGCATAACATTCGGGTAACGGCCATTGCACCGGGGCTTATTGAAACCGAAATCGTATCTGAATGGAAAAAGAACCCGGAAGTATGGGGCAAAATTGAAAAAGCACAAATGCGACGCAAAGCTGGAAAGCCGGAAGAAGTCGCGAAACTGGTGACATTTTTGGCAAGCGACGATGCCTCGTTTCTGAATGCCCATGTGCATTACGTGGACGACGGCGCGGCAGCGTTTAAACGATAA